The Bombus fervidus isolate BK054 chromosome 3, iyBomFerv1, whole genome shotgun sequence genome includes a window with the following:
- the Dom gene encoding domino helicase isoform X4, with the protein MSDKQTAPILPPLNGGGGNNGGSNGGAPQQTVNLQQVLATAQGLNVLTTGAGQQFVITSQVPGLTQVIPSNATTNTNIQQVGVTRIVNISGTPPRAGSVGVAGASSSPLTSPTRQGSPKVVLATSPKLVRTSIGNMFVAPTSQASVHHSPPARKKLKLTDSTEKHTMLADDAMGYRRRIMEHKMKRMRAIREKYVENASELFFLHAGGNIMDFQTWRKRPPTPQYLHFLRQHRLDPDDDDEDLTAPLPAISEIPLTPTATTVSTIVPVNQCTEVKISGMNVAPVAVSTTLPAAVAQLNQQGHVPGRPQGGRHGMVFAFRAAIQSSPVTAHPPPTSSTLAPTLIIGNAPVVPGSPKPVTTTVTSPVIDKSTIATSITTTITTMTTPTLTFTGATTTTATATTVTKTSSAPTIPTQPVVKLVKLPASNAATSCDITNNQEQIVEKAKQEAYVMQRIAELQREGLWSERRLPKVQEPPRTKAHWDYLLEEMVWLAADFAQERKWKKAAAKKCARMVQKYFQEKAIQAQKAEKSQELRLKKIASFIAKEIKTFWTNVEKLVEYKQQTRLEEKRKQALDQHLNFIVGQTEKYSTWLTEGLNKTDGPQSVPASMNSSRISSPIPPGKSHSDEDFQPNQSSDDDEETIAKAEEELKSVTNHKEEVELLKKESELPLEDLLKELPPDYLENRNKSLSPASKGVEEESEKTTDGDMDFVAASDESSDEEETIMEQEKLEENADYKQELDDLKAENEMSIDELIAKYGNMSDVPIDVEQEPIQESDKESIKEEAQENDEESTSNESESEESDNEVDEEESQTQTDNEADIGLKSLLEDVSMEKSSNDKTAEMDHSNARDEMDNVAALAESIQPKGNTLLTTSVVTKIPFLLKHPLREYQHIGLDWLVTMYDRKLNGILADEMGLGKTIQTIALLAHLACEKGNWGPHLIIVPTSVMLNWEMECKKWCPGFKILTYYGTQKERKQKRTGWTKPNAFHICITSYKLVIQDHQSFRRKKWKYLILDEAQNIKNFKSQRWQLLLNFQTQRRLLLTGTPLQNNLMELWSLMHFLMPNVFQSHREFKEWFSNPVTGMIEGNSEYNENIIRRLHKVLRPFLLRRLKTEVEKQLPKKYEHVVMCRLSKRQRYLYDDFMSRAKTKETLASGNLLSVINVLMQLRKVCNHPNLFEVRPTVSPFQMEAIEYVTASLVWSALDYDPFKHIDLSSINILLCDLELSLTAFVAHRVRRLQTPRKLIEEIDTQPDPSPRCPPGKIKINVRLSNQVKPSSVPRQTQTKLKNLTGILPTPKVGTSPLIKTANNQSTPGQGVTLKVAGGQQLQGYSVQLVQHQGSVKVSFPVMTPCVPRLKVLPKSLMGLSTSATTVNKVIGGVVTTTSGTSGRPVMRVPPLNVTAQSPAGNGQSQQQSNRCGIVTRHAQKESEKAQMKERPKSEFYLPQLEEERKQRRQAKLRLLANTNERRCAACPLYGEDLFMALRIGKPSTACRWHNGWVHCATAKDNARTRRQFFSRTEALAEAIKSTEQIVEELKEVFERFVVHVPAVCAPTPRFHVSHPPPHKLFAQRRIQMELQRQLSPKLALFHPVASAMMTQFPDPRLIQYDCGKLQSLHQLLRKLKSENHRVLIFTQMTRMLDVLEAFLNFHGHIYLRLDGTTKVDQRQVLMERFNGDKRIFCFILSTRSGGVGVNLTGADTVIFYDSDWNPTMDAQAQDRCHRIGQTRDVHIYRLVSEKTVEENILKKANQKRLLGDLAIEGGNFTTAYFKSSTIQDLFNIDQSENDATTRMAEVLEQNRDREKFLQKDNQGQTLEDKVAMGALESALAAAEEDLDVQAAKTAKAEAVADLAEFDENIPLDDADRDDMQVSKAELEVQNLVSQLTPIERYAMKFVEESEGTFSAAQLAAAERELEEQKKEWELDRLRALREEEERRMRLADDDEKPLTFGREDAQNQVNSASNSKKLVNKKLPPNRRRNSRKNISKSAQESESETETTTESESESQEDVVEDSLDEESSHTESQSQGDEDEEEEEAHDQNDSEKGGYPKRKNRSNKSFSQNHFDLNSPRTRSRGNVKINLWTLDVSPILPGIKPKCRGRASNLRKQRELEMRMKAEESFILPLPPVSSPKKLNNTNISNKPNEEDNTVNEKEVVTADLKHTDAEKNTILPVDEKRSESIENCKVIVNHCTIATSSPKSNYDKTVIDESNTTIPLDSLEIETCSQSGNSSGISEQSKDLEEDIIDNKDGGEATQQLTESTTSSIYITKLMSIEMAQSSNLEGAASCNDDSEYSNVDLISQNSSTRSVVMESNMVKRISDSKCLKSSMTLEIDEEINISEDSLIAPLKNKIVVHDTDENTESTTKKLVSDTVSKSKITSSAIDESNTGLKEELLISNAESNVLKNKTVDELQDINISNDEYSLKNDTRAQSPIETKEDMDMKEISTNNKQYDESTSNSDTTNKSANDNESISVIESSSSQEPSSSKQEDYTKLDECVRDEDDTKVQSTSSTQNNDNTFSFDTLGSNESSGSESNTENKIKFRKPDTISYGVTTRSAKVNVSVENTENKNLILSSSDTYESQGSEISNSNSNTHRKETSKVTQIRRPDTPRPTIEHSRITRSSAIRSLTPPPNPNSTKSSQKRRPDTPLPECFRSSPRLATRSVSNLTSSLRNEEQNTASYEKPMTRRSKTLDNGVLNPTVFRRSSSIPPMKPTSDSKDCASSISTRCKRNSESTSTNTSTPRRRPDTPVPTFEQGSRVTRSGLNFTLNSAKGPNHVSNKGNKHIRKIDSSSDSKSQEEESSTVSPLSGRTETLNTDSNGNAVVSETFPKQDDSTLSSFSEINEKPQRTAKVVAILTLDTRSNHTSKASSSVHTRTSNCNSSDTKNNKKNADSNSNSTSDSSGKNCVLRISDVTPNCKVDGWCDSGLDTGSRDRVSSNVFSNVASTYTSSNKAGKSPTLNKNTSLNSKLKTDKVPIQSTVIALVDLDNDSNYDSSDGSKKLRRKIKRTRLSSFAKPLISGKTNESQIADTLDDEEQIPPMKKSIRTQLTPPPPSSQTTQLEKFSSGTIS; encoded by the exons ATGAGTGATAAGCAGACTGCACCTATTTTACCACCCCTCAATGGGGGTGGAGGAAATAATGGGGGTAGCAATGGAGGTGCACCGCAACAGACTGTTAATTTACAACAAGTTCTTGCTACTGCCCAAGGACTTAATGTCCTTACTACAGGTGCTGGACAGCAATTTGTTATTACTTCACAGGTCCCTGGTCTTACACAG GTTATACCAAGTAATGCAACAACAAATACAAACATTCAACAAGTTGGTGTTACAAGAATTGTTAATATCAGTGGTACACCACCACGTGCAGGTAGTGTGGGAGTTGCAGGTGCAAGTAGTTCACCTCTTACATCTCCTACTCGCCAGGGTTCACCTAAAGTTGTTTTAGCAACATCTCCAAAACTTGTTCGAACTTCTATTGGAAATATGTTTGTTGCACCAACCTCGCAAGCTTCTGTGCATCATTCACCACCTGCAAGAAAAAAGTTGAAATTAACAGATTCTACTGAAAAACATACTATGCTTGCCGATGATGCAATGGGTTACAGAAGGAGAATTATGGAACATAAAATGAAAAGGATGCGTGCAATAAGAGAGAAATATGTAGAGAATGCATCagaattattctttcttcatGCTGGAGGCAATATAATGGATTTTCAAACATGGAGGAAGAGACCTCCAACACCCcaatatttgcattttttacGGCAACATAGATTAGATCcagatgatgatgatgaagaTTTAACAGCTCCACTGCCAGCAATATCAGAAATTCCACTAACACCAACTGCAACAACTGTTTCTACAATAGTTCCTGTGAATCAGTGTACAGAAGTAAAAATTTCTGGAATGAATGTTGCTCCAGTTGCGGTGTCCACGACATTGCCTGCTGCAGTAGCTCAACTTAATCAACAAG GACATGTACCAGGTAGGCCTCAAGGGGGCCGCCATGGCATGGTGTTTGCCTTCAGAGCAGCAATTCAGTCTTCACCAGTCACCGCTCACCCTCCACCTACTTCTTCTACTCTAGCACCCACGCTCATTATAG GTAATGCACCAGTAGTTCCAGGTTCACCGAAACCTGTGACAACAACTGTTACAAGTCCAGTGATAGATAAATCTACAATAGCTACATCCATTACAACAACTATTACTACAATGACTACTCCTACCCTTACTTTTACTGGAGCTACCACCACCACAGCTACTGCTACTACTGTTACTAAAACATCTTCTGCGCCTACTATACCTACTCAGCCTGTAGTTAAACTTGTTAAGTTACCTGCCTCTAATGCAGCTACGTCATGTGATATCACAAATAACCAAGAACAAATTGTAGAGAAGGCAAAACAG GAAGCATACGTTATGCAAAGGATTGCGGAATTACAGCGGGAAGGATTATGGTCAGAAAGAAGGTTGCCTAAGGTACAAGAACCACCTCGTACAAAGGCTCACTGGGACTATTTGTTAGAAGAGATGGTTTGGCTAGCTGCTGACTTCGCTCAAGAACGGAAGTGGAAAAAAGCTGCAGCGAAAAAGTGTGCGCGTATGGtacagaaatatttccaaGAGAAAGCAATTCAAGCACAAAAAGCTGAAAAATCACAAGAACTTAGGTTAAAGAAAATTGCTAGTTTTATTGCAAAAGAAATCAAAACTTTCTGGACAAACGTGGAAAAA TTAGTGGAATATAAACAACAGACGAGGCttgaagagaaaagaaagcagGCACTAGATCAAcacttaaattttattgtgGGTCAAACAGAGAAATATTCAACATGGTTAACTGAAGGACTTAATAAAACTGATGGTCCTCAAAGTGTGCCAGCCTCCATGAATAGTTCACGTATTTCTTCTCCAATACCACCCGGAAAATCTCATTCTGATG AGGATTTTCAACCAAACCAAAGCTCAGATGATGATGAAGAAACCATAGCAAAAGCCGAAGAAGAATTGAAATCTGTGACAAATCATAAAGAAGAAGTTGAACTGCTGAAAAAAGAATCAGAGCTACCCCTAGAAGATCTCCTTAAAGAGTTACCACCTGATTACttggaaaatagaaataaaagtttatcaCCTGCATCAAAAGGAGTAGAGgaa gAGAGTGAAAAGACAACAGATGGTGATATGGATTTTGTTGCCGCATCGGATGAATCCTCCGATGAGGAGGAGACTATTATGGAACAAGAAAAACTGGAAGAAAATGCGGATTATAAACAAGAATTAGATGATcttaaa gctgaaaatgaaatgtctATCGATGAACTTATTGCCAAATATGGTAACATGTCAGATGTGCCAATAGATGTTGAACAAGAACCTATACAAG AGTCAGATAAAGAAAGCATAAAAGAAGAAGCTCAGGAAAATGACGAAGAATCTACGAGTAACGAAAGTGAAAGTGAAGAGAGTGACAACGAAGTTGATGAGGAAGAGTCTCAAACACAAACTGATAATGAAGCCGATATTGGACTTAAATCTCTCTTAGAAGATGTATCCATGGAAAAATCATCAAATGATAAG ACTGCAGAGATGGACCATTCAAATGCTCGCGATGAAATGGATAACGTCGCAGCATTGGCAGAAAGTATCCAACCTAAAGGAAATACTTTACTTACCACCAGT GTTGTTAcgaaaattccatttcttctgAAACATCCCCTTCGAGAATATCAACATATAGGATTAGATTGGCTTGTTACAATGTACGACAGGAAATTAAATGGTATTTTAGCAGACGAAATGGGTTTGGGTAAAACCATACAAACGATTGCTTTACTTGCGCATTTGGCATGCGAAAAAGGAAATTGGGGTCCTCATCTCATAATAGTACCAACATCTGTGATGCTTAACTGGGAAATGGAATGTAAGAAATGGTGTCCAGGATTTAAGATTTTGACTTATTACGGAACgcaaaaagaaaggaaacaaaaaagaaCAG gTTGGACTAAACCTAACGCTTTTCATATTTgcataacatcatataaaCTGGTTATACAGGATCATCAAAGCTTTAGAAGGAAAAAGTGGAAATATCTTATATTGGACGAAgctcaaaatataaaaaatttcaaatcacAGAGATGGCAATTACTATTGAATTTTCAAACCCAACG ACGATTATTGCTTACTGGCACACCTCTACAGAATAACTTAATGGAACTGTGGTCATTGATGCATTTTTTAATGCCGAATGTATTTCAGTCACATAGAGAATTTAAAGAATGGTTTAGTAATCCTGTTACTGGGATGATAGAAGGAAATAGTGAatacaatgaaaatattattcgtcGTCTGCATAAG GTTTTGCGGCCTTTTTTATTACGAAGATTAAAAACAGAAGTAGAAAAACAATTACCCAAAAAGTATGAGCACGTCGTCATGTGCCGTTTATCAAAACGTCAGCGATACCTATACGATGATTTTATGTCCAGAGCGAA AACAAAGGAGACCCTCGCTAGTGGCAATCTGTTAAGTGTGATTAATGTATTAATGCAATTACGGAAGGTATGCAACCACCCAAATTTATTTGAAGTTAGACCTACTGTATCACCATTTCAAATGGAAGCTATTGAATATGTCACAGCTTCGTTAGTATGGAGTGCTCTTGATTATGATCCATTTaag cATATCGATCTATctagtattaatattttattatgtgaTTTGGAGTTAAGTCTTACTGCGTTTGTGGCGCATAGAGTCAGACGATTGCAAACACCACGCAAGCTTATAGAAGAAATAGACACACAACCAGATCCGTCTCCGAGATGTCCACCTggaaagattaaaattaatgttagATTATCTAATCAAGTTAAGCCGTCATCCGTACCGCGGCAGacacaaacaaaattaaagaatttgacTGGAATATTGCCTACTCCAAAAGTTGGAACGTCTCCTTTGATAAAAACGGCAAATAATCAAAGCACTCCAGGGCAAG gTGTCACACTAAAAGTAGCAGGTGGCCAACAGTTGCAAGGATATTCCGTACAATTAGTTCAACATCAGGGTAGTGTAAAAG TTTCATTTCCAGTAATGACTCCATGTGTACCACGTTTGAAAGTTTTACCAAAATCTTTAATGGGCCTATCTACCTCGGCAACTACAGTAAACAAAGTTATAGGAGGAGTGGTTACAACTACAAGCGGAACAAGTGGAAGACCTGTTATGAGGGTGCCACCTCTTAATGTCACTGCACAGTCTCCTGCTGGCAATGGACAATCTCAACAACAATCGAACCGTTGTGGTATTGTTACTAGACACGCACAAAAAGAATCAGAAAAGGCACAAATGAAAGAACGTCCAAAATCCGAATTTTATTTG CCACAATTAGAAGAAGAACGGAAACAAAGAAGACAAGCTAAACTTCGTCTACTTGCAAATACTAATGAAAGACGATGTGCCGCATGCCCTCTCTATGGAGAAGATTTGTTTATGGCATTAAGAATTGGTAAACCATCTACGGCATGTCGGTGGCATAATGGTTGGGTTCACTGTGCAACTGCTAAAGATAATGCACGTACACGGAGGCAGTTCTTTTCTCGCACAGAAGCACTTGCAGAGGCGATCAAAAGTACAGAACAAATTGTTGAGGAGCTGAAGGAAGTTTTTGAGAG GTTTGTTGTACATGTTCCTGCTGTGTGCGCCCCTACGCCACGTTTTCACGTTTCTCATCCTCCTCCACATAAATTGTTCGCTCAACGACGTATACAAATGGAATTACAACGTCAACTATCGCCAAAATTGGCATTGTTCCATCCAGTAGCTAGTGCAATGATGACGCAGTTCCCAGATCCCAGATTGATACAGTATGACTGTGGAAAATTGCAATCTTTACATCAACTTCTTAGAAAGCTTAAATCTGAGAACCATagagttttaatttttacacaaATGACCAGAATGTTAGATGTATTAGAAgcttttcttaattttcatgGACACATATATCTACGTTTGGATGGTACTACTAAAGTAGATCAGCGGCAG GTTTTGATGGAAAGATTTAATGGAGACAAacgaatattttgtttcattttgtcGACAAGATCTGGAGGTGTAGGTGTGAATCTTACAGGAGCAGACAccgttatattttatgatagtGATTGGAATCCTACGATGGATGCCCAAGCACAAGACAGGTGTCATAGAATAGGTCAAACACGTGATGTACATATCTACag GTTAGTAAGTGAAAAAACcgtagaagaaaatattctgaaaaagGCCAATCAGAAGAGACTACTTGGAGACTTAGCTATCGAGGGTGGTAATTTCACAACTGCTTATTTCAAAAGT TCTACGATTCAAGATCTGTTTAACATCGATCAATCGGAGAATGATGCAACGACTCGAATGGCCGAAGTATTGGAACAAAATAGAGATCGAGAGAAGTTCTTGCAAAAGGATAATCAAGGTCAAACTTTAGAGGATAAAGTAGCGATGGGTGCGCTTGAAAGCGCTCTTGCTGCTGCTGAAGAGGATCTTGATGTACAAGCCGCAAAGACTGCTAAAGCAGAGGCTGTTGCTGATTTAGCAGAATTTGACGAAAATATACCTTTGGATGACGCGGACAGAGATGACATGCAAGTTAGCAAGGCCGAGCTTGAAGTACAAAATTTAGTATCTCAG TTAACACCCATAGAACGTTACGCGATGAAGTTTGTCGAGGAATCAGAGGGTACATTTTCTGCGGCACAACTTGCTGCAGCCGAACGTGAACTCGAAGAACAGAAGAAAGAGTGGGAGTTGGATCGGCTACGAGCGTTGCGCGAggaggaagaaaggagaaTGCGATTAGCAGATGACGATGAGAAGCCTTTGACGTTTGGACGCGAGGATGCGCAAAATCAGGTTAATAGTGCTAGTAATTCTAAGAAATTAGTCAATAAGAAACTCCCACCGAATAGGAGGAGGAATTCGCGTAAGAATATTAGTAAAAGTGCTCAAGAATCGGAAAGTGAAACTGAGACTACTACAGAATCAGAATCAGAGTCACAAGAAGATGTGGTAGAAGATAGCCTTGACGAAGAGTCGAGTCATACGGAAAGTCAAAGTCAAGGCGACGAGGatgaggaggaggaagaggcaCACGATCAAAATGATTCTGAAAAGGGTGGATATCCCAAACGTAAGAACCGTTCTAATAAATCATTTAGTCAAAATCATTTCGATCTGAACAGTCCACGGACGAGATCAAGGggaaatgttaaaattaatttgtggACATTGGACGTAAGTCCTATCTTGCCTGGTATAAAACCGAAATGCCGAGGTAGAGCCAGCAATTTGCGTAAACAACGTGAGCTTGAAATGAGGATGAAAGCAGAagaaagtttcattttacCTTTGCCACCAGTTTCAAGTCCGAAAAAGTTAAATAATACCAACATTTCGAATAAACCCAATGAAGAAGATAATACTGTGAATGAGAAAGAGGTGGTAACAGCTGATTTAAAACATACAGATGctgaaaaaaatacaattctgCCTGTTGATGAAAAGCGATCTGAAAGCATCGAAAATTGTAAAGTGATTGTAAATCATTGTACCATTGCAACTTCTTCGCCAAAATCGAACTACGATAAAACTGTCATAGACGAATCTAATACCACCATACCTTTAGATTCGTTAGAAATAGAAACGTGTTCTCAATCAGGTAATTCATCGGGCATATCAGAACAGAGTAAAGATTTAGAAGAAGATATAATTGATAACAAAGACGGTGGTGAAGCAACACAACAGTTAACAGAGAGTACCACATCttcaatatatattacaaagttAATGTCCATAGAAATGGCGCAATCTAGTAATTTAGAAGGTGCTGCAAGTTGTAATGACGATTCCGAATATTCTAACGTTGATTTGATCTCACAGAATAGTAGTACTCGTTCAGTTGTAATGGAATCGAATATGGTAAAAAGAATTTCTGATTCGAAATGCCTGAAAAGTTCAATGACTTTGGAGATAgatgaagaaattaatatatcggAAGATTCATTGATTGCTcccttaaagaataaaatagtcGTTCACGATACAGATGAAAATACTGAATCTACAACAAAGAAATTAGTAAGTGATACTGTTTCTAAGAGTAAGATAACTTCATCTGCCATTGATGAATCAAATACGGGGTTAAAAGAAGAACTACTTATCTCTAACGCGGAAtcgaatgtattaaaaaataaaactgtagacGAGCTccaagatataaatatttctaatgacgagtatagtttaaaaaatgatacaaGAGCGCAGAGTCctatcgaaacgaaagaagacatggatatgaaagaaatttcaacaaataataaacaatacgATGAAAGTACTTCAAATTCAGATACAACAAATAAGTCTGCCAATGATAATGAATCCATTTCTGTGATAGAATCAAGCTCTAGTCAAGAACCTAGTAGCAGCAAACAAGAAGACTATACTAAATTAGATGAATGTGTGCGCGACGAAGATGACACAAAAGTTCAGTCGACCTCATCGACACAAAACAATGACAATACCTTTTCCTTTGATACTTTAGGCTCGAATGAATCAAGTGGATCTGAATCTAACACAGAAAATAAGATTAAATTTCGCAAACCAGATACAATATCTTACGGAGTGACTACAAGGAGCGCGAAAGTAAACGTTAGCGTAGAAAatactgaaaataaaaatttgatattatctAGTAGTGATACATATGAAAGTCAAGgaagtgaaatttcaaattcaaattcgaaTACTCATCGTAAAGAAACTAGCAAAGTAACACAGATTCGAAGGCCCGACACACCTCGACCGACGATAGAACATTCTAGGATTACAAGATCAAGTGCAATCCGTTCTTTAACACCTCCACCGAATCCAAATTCCACAAAATCATCGCAAAAAAGACGACCAGACACTCCTTTGCCTGAATGCTTTAGATCTTCTCCACGATTAGCGACCAGGTCTGTGTCAAATTTGACTTCGTCACTAAGAAACGAAGAACAAAATACAGCGTCATATGAAAAACCCATGACGCGTAGGTCAAAGACTTTGGATAATGGTGTTTTGAATCCAACTGTGTTTCGAAGAAGCAGTTCAATACCACCTATGAAACCAACATCCGATTCGAAAGATTGCGCTAGTTCTATTTCAACTAGATGTAAAAGAAACAGTGAATCTACAAGTACGAATACAAGTACACCGAGACGACGACCGGATACACCTGTTCCTACCTTTGAACAAGGATCGAGAGTTACTCGATCTGGATTGAATTTTACGCTAAATTCGGCAAAGGGTCCTAATCATGTATCAAACAAAGGGAATAAGCACATTCGGAAGATAGATTCGTCTTCTGATTCAAAATCACAGGAAGAGGAGTCTTCTACCGTTTCACCATTGTCTGGAAGAACAGAAACGTTGAACACAGATTCAAATGGTAACGCGGTTGTGTCAGAAACCTTTCCCAAGCAAGATGATTCAACGCTATCCTCCTTTAGTGAAATTAACGAGAAACCACAAAGAACTGCTAAAGTCGTTGCTATTCTTACTTTGGATACACGAAGTAATCATACCAGTAAAGCTTCTAGTTCCGTTCATACAAGGACATCTAATTGCAATTCGTCTGAcacgaaaaataataaaaaaaacgcCGATTCTAATTCCAATTCCACATCTGATTCGTCAGGGAAAAATTGCGTTCTTAGGATTTCAGATGTTACTCCGAATTGTAAAGTAGATGGGTGGTGTGATTCTGGATTGGATACCGGTTCTCGAGATCGTGTTTCCTCTAATGTATTTTCCAACGTAGCAAGTACTTATACCAGTTCCAACAAGGCAGGAAAATCACCGACGTTGAACAAAAATACGTCATTGAATTCTAAACTTAAAACTGATAAGGTTCCGATACAATCAACAGTGATAGCATTGGTTGATTTGGACAACGACTCTAATTACGATTCATCAGATGGGTCAAAGAAATTAAGaaggaaaattaaacgaacacGACTGTCATCATTTGCAAAGCCATTGATAAGTGgaaaaacgaacgaatcaCAAATAGCTGACACGCTAGATGACGAAGAGCAGATACCGCCAATGAAAAAGTCGATTCGTACTCAGCTtactcctcctcctccttcttcgCAAACAACTCAATTGGAAAAATTCAGTAGCGGTACTATATCTTGA